One part of the Sneathia vaginalis genome encodes these proteins:
- a CDS encoding toll/interleukin-1 receptor domain-containing protein, protein MKEIFEKGEFSKYRINNLQKSKCAIKESFAFFEEKVPIFISHKHEDLDDLKGIIGFLEKNFNVIAYIDSSDLSMPKITSGETAKKIKDRIKKCKMFILLATDGAVESKWCNWELGFADAIKGKKVVLFPMKEKGSNYKGNEYMEIYSYITYFYGREKYNSGKKVNAGYYVMTKSKGKKSIISLSSWLKE, encoded by the coding sequence ATGAAAGAGATTTTTGAGAAAGGAGAATTTAGTAAATATAGGATTAATAACTTACAAAAATCTAAGTGTGCTATTAAAGAGTCTTTTGCTTTTTTTGAGGAAAAAGTTCCTATCTTTATATCACATAAACATGAGGATTTAGATGATTTAAAGGGTATTATAGGATTTCTTGAAAAAAATTTTAATGTTATTGCATATATTGATAGTAGTGATTTATCTATGCCTAAAATAACATCTGGAGAGACTGCTAAAAAAATTAAAGATAGAATAAAAAAATGCAAAATGTTTATTTTATTAGCCACTGATGGAGCAGTCGAATCAAAATGGTGTAATTGGGAGTTAGGATTTGCTGATGCGATTAAAGGGAAAAAAGTTGTACTTTTTCCTATGAAAGAGAAGGGGAGTAACTATAAAGGAAATGAGTATATGGAAATATATTCATATATAACATATTTTTATGGGCGAGAAAAATATAATTCAGGGAAAAAAGTGAATGCAGGATATTATGTTATGACAAAATCTAAAGGTAAAAAATCTATAATTTCACTTTCAAGTTGGCTAAAAGAGTAA
- a CDS encoding toll/interleukin-1 receptor domain-containing protein: MGKTKRQFNKIYIKYKKKFKNPIQQVLMLMPQTFSGDNIVNTFKELYPYMWDDLNKQYKFWHNKNVLLLRHCRKSRYNFRKPYNFILDCAYHSAKKLRKDKNRIILEKDEVGNLKNEIKKLSKSKFNKRKQKVDGTLRFIQEIEPSYTSFFIDRYFNTYDLHQKLEIMRELSKYKSSNITEFFYKVNSCTRNFSLKIEAQNYIQSIGLPFMLRRKKKGKKNYNDNEIIKNNSGPEVLKQRLYVDDLEKVKRFDIFISHNSSDMNQVVELYKKLNTKGYVVYIDWVNDKYDLKREWCNASTSEIIKLRIHQSKNFIIFLTESTLKSQWCSWELGYADALNKKIYVYISPTFKNKDIPILYKSYTEIKSVDEIIIENY; this comes from the coding sequence ATGGGAAAAACAAAGAGACAATTTAATAAAATTTATATTAAATATAAAAAGAAATTTAAAAATCCAATTCAACAAGTTTTGATGTTAATGCCGCAAACTTTTTCAGGCGATAATATCGTTAATACATTTAAAGAGTTATATCCATATATGTGGGATGATTTGAATAAACAGTATAAATTTTGGCATAATAAGAATGTGCTTTTGCTTAGGCATTGCAGAAAGAGCAGATATAATTTTAGGAAACCATACAATTTTATTTTAGATTGTGCTTATCATAGTGCGAAGAAACTTAGAAAAGATAAGAACAGAATTATTTTGGAAAAAGATGAGGTGGGGAATTTAAAAAATGAAATAAAGAAGCTATCAAAATCCAAATTTAATAAAAGAAAACAAAAAGTCGACGGCACATTAAGATTTATTCAAGAAATAGAACCATCATATACATCATTTTTTATAGATAGATATTTTAATACTTACGACTTGCATCAAAAATTAGAGATAATGAGAGAGCTTTCAAAATATAAATCATCAAATATTACAGAGTTTTTTTACAAGGTTAATTCATGTACGAGAAATTTTTCTTTAAAAATAGAAGCCCAAAACTATATTCAATCTATTGGATTACCATTTATGTTAAGACGTAAGAAAAAAGGTAAGAAAAATTATAATGATAACGAAATTATAAAAAACAATTCAGGTCCTGAAGTTTTAAAACAGAGATTGTACGTAGATGATTTAGAAAAGGTGAAAAGATTTGATATTTTTATATCTCATAACTCTAGTGATATGAATCAAGTAGTTGAATTATATAAAAAACTAAATACAAAAGGATATGTGGTTTATATAGATTGGGTTAATGATAAATATGATTTGAAACGAGAATGGTGTAATGCTTCAACATCAGAAATTATTAAACTAAGAATACATCAAAGTAAGAATTTTATAATATTTTTAACAGAATCGACTCTTAAATCGCAGTGGTGTTCATGGGAACTTGGATATGCAGATGCTTTGAATAAAAAAATTTATGTTTATATTTCACCCACTTTTAAAAATAAAGATATTCCTATTTTATATAAAAGTTACACTGAAATAAAAAGTGTTGATGAAATTATAATAGAAAATTATTGA
- a CDS encoding TIR domain-containing protein, translated as MARRVFFSFHYEEDINRSMTVRNSWVTRGKEAAGFIDKAEFEKVKRNGENAVYKWIDKQLEGTSVTVVLIGKETLNRQFVQYEIRKSIERGNAIIGIYIHNIRDVRTQRTSVKGNSHTVIGYYNDCTPMYFDSICDGLYDYSEDYGYYNLGSWIEKAAQKKGK; from the coding sequence ATGGCAAGAAGAGTATTTTTTAGCTTTCATTATGAAGAGGATATTAATAGATCAATGACAGTGAGAAATAGTTGGGTTACTCGAGGCAAAGAGGCTGCAGGTTTTATTGATAAGGCGGAATTTGAAAAGGTTAAAAGAAATGGCGAAAATGCTGTTTACAAATGGATAGATAAGCAACTAGAAGGAACTTCAGTTACTGTAGTCCTAATTGGCAAAGAAACATTAAACCGTCAATTTGTCCAATATGAAATACGAAAAAGCATTGAAAGAGGGAATGCAATAATTGGGATTTATATACATAACATTAGAGATGTGAGAACTCAAAGAACATCAGTAAAGGGTAATTCACATACTGTTATTGGATACTATAATGATTGTACACCTATGTATTTTGACTCTATTTGTGATGGTTTATATGACTATTCGGAAGATTATGGATATTATAATTTGGGAAGCTGGATTGAAAAAGCAGCACAAAAAAAAGGAAAATAA